In the genome of Ictalurus furcatus strain D&B chromosome 13, Billie_1.0, whole genome shotgun sequence, one region contains:
- the six3b gene encoding homeobox protein SIX3b yields MVFRSPLELYPSHLFLPNFVDRPLLLAASLPRPRSPDDPAMFQLPTLSFTAEQVASVCETLEETGDIERLGRFLWSLPVAPGACDAINKHEAIQRARAVVAYHTGSFRELYHILENHKFTKESHGKLQAMWLEAHYQEAEKLRGRPLGPVDKYRVRKKFPLPRTIWDGEQKTHCFKERTRGLLREWYLQDPYPNPSKKRELAQATGLTPTQVGNWFKNRRQRDRAAAAKNRLQQHALAQSALRSVSGPGCAQRASASPSSASVCSGERPDPGTVLSVTDSDSDFDV; encoded by the exons ATGGTTTTCAGGTCTCCTTTAGAGCTTTACCCCTCTCACCTGTTCCTCCCGAACTTCGTGGATCGCCCTCTGCTCCTAGCGGCCAGCCTCCCTCGCCCAAGGTCCCCGGACGATCCGGCCATGTTCCAGCTGCCCACGCTGAGCTTCACGGCCGAGCAGGTGGCCAGCGTGTGTGAAACCCTGGAGGAGACGGGTGACATCGAGCGCCTCGGCCGTTTCCTTTGGTCGCTGCCGGTGGCGCCAGGCGCATGCGACGCTATCAACAAGCATGAAGCTATCCAGCGAGCACGCGCCGTGGTCGCCTACCACACGGGCAGCTTTCGTGAGCTCTACCACATCTTGGAGAATCACAAGTTCACCAAGGAATCGCACGGCAAGCTACAAGCCATGTGGCTCGAAGCCCACTACCAGGAGGCCGAGAAGTTGCGCGGACGCCCACTCGGACCCGTCGATAAGTACCGTGTGCGCAAGAAGTTTCCACTGCCACGTACCATTTGGGATGGCGAGCAGAAGACGCACTGCTTTAAGGAGCGGACGCGCGGCCTTCTGCGGGAGTGGTACCTGCAGGATCCGTACCCTAACCCGAGCAAGAAGCGCGAGCTGGCGCAGGCCACCGGACTCACCCCCACCCAGGTGGGCAACTGGTTTAAAAACCGACGGCAACGAGACAGAGCCGCCGCCGCCAAGAATAG GCTGCAGCAGCATGCCCTGGCTCAGAGCGCTCTCCGCTCGGTCTCGGGTCCCGGGTGCGCGCAGCGCGCCTCCGCCTCTCCCAGCAGCGCGAGCGTGTGCAGTGGCGAGCGGCCCGATCCCGGCACTGTGCTCTCCGTCACCGACAGCGACTCGGACTTCGACGTATGA